One Fusobacterium nucleatum genomic window carries:
- a CDS encoding phage major tail tube protein produces the protein MGRKQIPNALIDAETYFNGSNNLAGISEVELPNIEYDTVTSEQMGLTAELEVPLMGHFKKLEAKIKMDCVDDSVLKINNEKSILIECKGAAQAMNRETHSADVYGIDATFKGLIKKMDGLKMKPSGKLETSIDLSVTYFKLEIGGKTVVEIDVLNNVNVIHGLANQAVRKYLGLN, from the coding sequence ATGGGAAGAAAACAAATACCTAACGCTCTTATAGATGCTGAAACATATTTCAATGGTTCAAATAACCTTGCTGGAATATCAGAAGTAGAATTGCCCAACATTGAATATGATACAGTCACATCTGAGCAAATGGGGTTGACTGCTGAATTAGAAGTGCCTTTAATGGGTCACTTTAAGAAATTAGAAGCTAAAATCAAAATGGATTGTGTTGATGATTCTGTATTGAAAATCAACAATGAAAAATCAATCTTGATTGAATGTAAAGGTGCAGCTCAAGCTATGAACAGAGAAACACACAGCGCAGATGTTTATGGAATAGATGCAACTTTCAAAGGTTTAATTAAGAAAATGGATGGGCTAAAAATGAAGCCTAGTGGAAAATTAGAGACATCTATAGACCTGTCTGTCACATATTTCAAACTTGAGATTGGCGGAAAAACAGTTGTAGAAATAGATGTACTTAACAATGTAAATGTAATTCATGGGCTTGCTAATCAAGCAGTTAGAAAATACTTAGGACTAAATTAA
- a CDS encoding Clp protease ClpP has product MPKIKTKFWNIMKNEEENSADMILYGTIGSDEWWDDICDKTFKEDITNLGEVGNINLHINSPGGSVFAAVAIANTLKNHKAKVTAFIDGLAASAATIITSACDVVKMPKNALFMIHNPLTWTYGNKQELEKTGILLDKVKDSILETYLAKAKDKTKEELSALMDEEKWFNAEEAKEYGFIDEIVGEMEKPQNVNNLLIVNSLAFDISKFKNFPNPRPPVPPKYIEDEMTIEKIKNSYPEIYQEILNQGIISERKRIQEIEDLDVAGYDEIINNAKYNEPINAANLALKILNIKKEKNKETLQNIKNESQATAVPVAPKAEAGETGTVVGIPVSNILKYMNKKTGGTK; this is encoded by the coding sequence ATGCCGAAGATAAAGACGAAGTTTTGGAACATAATGAAGAATGAAGAAGAAAATAGTGCTGATATGATTTTATATGGAACTATTGGATCTGATGAATGGTGGGATGATATTTGTGATAAAACTTTTAAAGAGGATATTACAAATCTAGGAGAAGTGGGAAATATAAACCTACATATTAACTCACCTGGTGGAAGTGTATTTGCAGCAGTGGCTATTGCTAATACATTGAAAAATCATAAAGCAAAAGTTACAGCATTTATAGATGGACTTGCAGCAAGTGCAGCTACCATTATAACAAGTGCTTGTGATGTTGTAAAAATGCCAAAGAATGCCTTATTTATGATACATAATCCATTAACTTGGACTTATGGAAATAAACAAGAGTTAGAAAAGACAGGAATCTTATTAGATAAAGTAAAAGATAGTATTTTAGAAACTTACTTAGCAAAAGCTAAAGATAAAACTAAGGAAGAGTTATCTGCTCTTATGGATGAGGAAAAATGGTTTAATGCAGAAGAAGCCAAAGAATATGGTTTTATTGATGAAATAGTTGGAGAAATGGAAAAACCTCAAAATGTTAATAATTTACTTATAGTAAATAGTTTAGCTTTTGATATTTCTAAATTTAAGAATTTCCCTAATCCAAGACCACCTGTTCCTCCAAAATATATAGAAGATGAGATGACTATTGAAAAAATAAAAAATTCTTATCCTGAAATATACCAAGAAATTCTAAATCAAGGCATTATTTCAGAAAGAAAAAGAATCCAAGAAATAGAAGATTTAGATGTAGCTGGTTATGATGAGATTATCAATAACGCAAAATATAATGAACCTATTAATGCTGCTAATCTAGCATTAAAAATCTTAAACATCAAAAAAGAAAAAAACAAAGAAACTCTTCAAAACATAAAAAACGAGAGTCAAGCAACAGCAGTACCAGTAGCTCCAAAAGCAGAAGCAGGGGAGACAGGAACAGTTGTAGGAATACCAGTAAGTAATATTTTAAAGTATATGAATAAAAAAACAGGAGGTACAAAATGA
- a CDS encoding phage tail sheath protein, with the protein MSYKHGTYQQEGATAFQLPVVLDYGHFIVGTAPIHKVKAENRKVNEVIRIGTYQEAIQYFGDTYDLDFSISQAIKVFFELYAVAPLYVVNILDLTNHKSDKKTLANKALEKGKVLIPSHKVIPESVVVKNATGKQVISDARTVYTAEGLEIYATVAGNNVDIEYEEVDLSKVTKTEAIGGFDSATMKRTGLELANEIFLKYSELPAFIDAPDFSHESDVAAIMETKAKTLNGGMFEAIALVNAPVDKKYNELVEWKETNNVLSNDQVLLYGKIKLAGEIYYQSIHYAALSMKVDSENNGVPSQGPSNYSYKMDTFVWKNASGKYEEVRLDKEQQANFLNKNGVVTAINFKGWRCWGSETAKNPLATDPKDKYIYGRRMFKYIGNELVISYFNNVDKKFTLKMAETMKKSMNIRLNALVAADQLLSAKVNFYSVDNSLIDIINGDITWTIELGIIPGAKSITFKKVYDVDALQKFAESLTA; encoded by the coding sequence ATGAGTTATAAACATGGTACATACCAACAAGAAGGGGCTACAGCCTTTCAGTTACCTGTGGTTTTAGATTACGGGCATTTTATAGTTGGAACAGCACCAATTCACAAAGTAAAAGCAGAAAACAGAAAAGTAAATGAAGTGATAAGAATTGGAACTTATCAGGAAGCTATTCAATACTTTGGAGATACTTATGATTTAGATTTTTCTATTTCACAGGCTATCAAAGTTTTCTTTGAATTGTATGCAGTTGCACCGCTTTATGTAGTTAACATCTTAGATTTGACTAATCATAAATCAGATAAGAAAACACTGGCTAATAAAGCACTTGAAAAAGGAAAAGTATTAATTCCTAGTCACAAGGTAATTCCTGAATCTGTAGTAGTTAAGAATGCAACAGGTAAGCAAGTTATATCTGATGCAAGAACTGTTTACACAGCAGAAGGATTAGAAATTTATGCAACAGTAGCTGGAAATAATGTAGACATAGAGTATGAAGAAGTAGATTTATCTAAAGTTACAAAAACAGAAGCTATAGGTGGATTTGACAGTGCAACAATGAAAAGAACAGGGCTAGAATTAGCAAATGAAATTTTCTTGAAATACAGTGAATTACCTGCTTTTATAGATGCTCCTGATTTTTCACATGAAAGTGATGTTGCAGCCATTATGGAAACTAAAGCTAAAACACTGAATGGCGGAATGTTTGAAGCAATAGCTTTAGTAAATGCTCCAGTTGATAAGAAATACAATGAATTGGTTGAATGGAAAGAAACTAATAATGTTTTAAGTAATGACCAAGTTCTATTATATGGAAAAATCAAACTTGCAGGAGAGATTTATTATCAATCTATCCATTATGCTGCTTTATCAATGAAAGTAGACTCTGAGAATAATGGAGTTCCAAGTCAAGGACCATCTAACTATTCTTATAAAATGGACACTTTTGTATGGAAAAATGCTAGTGGAAAGTATGAAGAAGTTAGATTAGATAAGGAGCAACAAGCCAACTTCTTAAATAAGAATGGAGTTGTTACAGCTATAAACTTTAAAGGTTGGAGATGTTGGGGATCTGAAACAGCTAAGAATCCATTAGCAACAGACCCAAAAGACAAATATATCTATGGTCGTAGAATGTTCAAGTACATTGGAAATGAGCTAGTTATATCATATTTCAACAATGTGGATAAAAAGTTCACTTTAAAAATGGCTGAAACAATGAAAAAATCTATGAACATTAGATTAAATGCACTTGTTGCAGCAGATCAATTATTGTCTGCTAAAGTTAATTTTTACTCAGTTGATAATAGCTTAATAGATATCATAAATGGGGATATTACTTGGACTATAGAACTTGGAATAATTCCAGGAGCTAAATCTATAACATTCAAAAAAGTTTATGATGTTGATGCATTACAAAAATTTGCTGAAAGCTTAACAGCTTAA
- a CDS encoding phage portal protein, protein MNLLDKAIAFFNPKKALEREVARKKIEILNTGYSNHGASTTKSSMKGWVSTGGGVKKDIYKNRKKLVERSRDLYMGAPVAQGVMKTINSNVIGSGLKLKSSIDYETIGISEEEAETIETTIEKEFKLWADNKIEQMGVLNFDQVQDLVFLTILLNGECFVKFNYFLTPKNPYSLKLQIIEPDRVMTPSLLQNDETIVDGVKIDNNNRISGYYVARKHPLDVSGNVETDFISVYGKEEQLNILHIMLAERPEQVRGIPILSPVIEALKQLDRYTDAELMAAVVSGMYAIFIESDKDNAQGANIADHEVLDETEKIDTNTDENIELSPGIVVGLNPGEKAKETNPGRPNAQFDPFVTSILRQIGAALEVPYELLIKHFTASYSASRAALLEAWKMFRKRRDWFSSNFTQVVYEEWLREAYLLGRVEMKNYGEDPLLTKAWCGAQWNGPSQGQLDPLKEVKASTLRVQQGFSTRTKETVELNGGDFEQNIRILAKEYKLLDEKGVIIENAEDKDEVLEHNEE, encoded by the coding sequence ATGAATTTATTAGACAAAGCTATTGCTTTTTTTAATCCAAAAAAGGCTCTTGAAAGAGAAGTTGCTAGAAAGAAAATTGAGATTCTGAATACTGGATACTCAAATCATGGGGCATCTACCACAAAAAGTTCTATGAAAGGTTGGGTTTCAACAGGTGGTGGAGTCAAAAAAGACATTTACAAGAATAGAAAAAAGCTAGTTGAAAGGTCAAGGGACTTGTATATGGGAGCTCCTGTTGCTCAAGGGGTTATGAAAACTATTAATTCTAATGTGATTGGTAGCGGATTAAAGCTAAAATCATCTATAGACTATGAAACTATAGGAATTAGTGAAGAAGAAGCTGAAACTATTGAAACTACTATTGAAAAAGAATTCAAACTGTGGGCGGACAATAAGATTGAACAGATGGGAGTTCTTAATTTTGACCAAGTCCAAGACCTCGTATTCTTAACTATTCTCTTGAATGGAGAGTGCTTTGTAAAATTTAACTATTTTCTAACACCAAAGAATCCTTATAGCTTAAAGCTACAGATAATTGAGCCTGATAGAGTTATGACACCTTCTTTATTACAAAATGATGAAACTATCGTTGATGGAGTGAAAATCGATAACAACAATAGAATTTCTGGATATTATGTTGCAAGAAAACACCCATTAGATGTATCTGGAAATGTAGAGACTGATTTTATTTCAGTTTATGGAAAAGAAGAGCAATTGAATATCTTACACATAATGTTAGCTGAAAGACCTGAACAAGTCAGAGGTATACCTATTTTATCTCCAGTTATTGAAGCACTGAAGCAATTAGATAGATATACTGACGCAGAACTTATGGCAGCAGTGGTAAGTGGGATGTATGCGATTTTTATTGAGAGCGATAAAGACAATGCACAAGGGGCTAATATAGCAGACCATGAAGTCTTAGATGAAACTGAAAAGATTGATACAAACACAGATGAAAACATTGAATTAAGCCCTGGAATAGTTGTAGGATTAAATCCTGGTGAAAAAGCAAAAGAAACTAATCCAGGTAGACCTAATGCACAGTTTGACCCTTTCGTTACTTCAATTTTAAGACAGATAGGAGCTGCTTTAGAAGTTCCTTATGAGTTACTAATTAAGCATTTTACTGCGAGTTATTCTGCGAGTAGAGCTGCTTTATTAGAAGCTTGGAAGATGTTTAGAAAGAGAAGAGATTGGTTTTCTAGCAATTTCACACAAGTAGTTTATGAAGAATGGTTAAGAGAAGCATATTTGCTAGGTAGAGTAGAAATGAAGAACTACGGAGAGGATCCATTGCTAACAAAAGCTTGGTGTGGAGCTCAATGGAATGGACCGAGTCAAGGACAACTTGACCCACTTAAAGAAGTTAAAGCAAGTACTTTAAGAGTTCAGCAAGGATTCTCTACTAGAACAAAAGAAACTGTCGAGCTTAACGGCGGTGATTTTGAGCAAAATATAAGAATTTTAGCAAAGGAATACAAATTATTAGATGAAAAAGGAGTGATTATTGAAAATGCCGAAGATAAAGACGAAGTTTTGGAACATAATGAAGAATGA
- a CDS encoding phage tail assembly protein — MKVKLSQTYNFGGKEFNELDINIEEMTGRDFMQCEREFKARNKEAGAVKELEDSWAITVAAKSVGVKYGDLLNLISIDYLKVVNGVKRFLSQGWEDKEPQKDTTVEVTEETGA, encoded by the coding sequence ATGAAAGTAAAGTTATCGCAAACATATAATTTCGGTGGAAAAGAATTTAATGAACTAGACATAAATATTGAAGAAATGACAGGCAGAGATTTTATGCAATGTGAAAGGGAATTCAAGGCTAGAAACAAAGAAGCTGGAGCTGTAAAAGAACTAGAAGATTCTTGGGCTATAACTGTAGCAGCTAAATCAGTTGGAGTTAAGTATGGAGACTTACTTAATCTTATATCTATAGACTACTTGAAAGTGGTGAATGGGGTAAAACGTTTTTTGAGTCAAGGTTGGGAAGACAAAGAGCCTCAGAAGGATACTACAGTGGAAGTAACAGAGGAAACTGGTGCTTAA
- a CDS encoding phage tail tape measure protein — MSRDMSLVWQMGVAGAAGTMSSFSKATQAIIDMKESTEDLAKTQKKLEKLDKVAEVYRKTNSEYNKSVKLLEVLKEAYRKNGNATSEFKEQIKNAEKNVEKLNRQKERQKHIFQAARSELEKEGIELYGYKKRLKEVNAELKKQAELQKRLTWLQSQNDMVDKLKAKGSEQIRTGLATGAALLVPIKIQMDIEESQADLRKILGKEAEKYYVDLAKISENSPLSQVEVNQIAGSLAQSGIKGEDIVAYTDMAGKMKVAFDISTDEAGTFLAKTKEQLNLSKDELFSYMDTLNMLSNNYSVSAAQLADVSGRTGGLAKQFGIAKEANMAFATSLISSNMGVERSSTVLSKLYAELAQGADTNKKAAAFEALGLNPDAIHKEMAIDAEGTILKVLEKIKNSNRADKALIISDIFGNDASVLNGLAVLSENLDGVREKLNQAKQAVSENETVNGEYTDRLDTLSNQLKILKNNFVNTLADIGKSVGPELKETVKWLTEMMKKVANFVKENPKLVASLMKFLGGFAMFNLGGGLFNKMLLAPLSKLFLWGYKFNAFRLKGGFLFGLKKMFPITTWLLKGFKSLTFGIGKAFFSISKTVISYGSSMFMGLRMYLTSAARFIGSWGLKLGKFLLKFGSIIGKVLGSGFLKIIKVIKMVGLAIKGAFVANPVGLIIAAIVAVIAIFVLLYKKCEWFRKGVDKAWKAIKEGFKATWTWIKNKFHALMELGTKVWAKVKEYKALFIPFIGIFVVLYQKCEWFRNGVNAVWKAIKNAFTNTWQWIKDKFNALLEIGSNAWNGLKSSATAIIDKIKEAFKGFFDWLHNKWEDLKSLGSKLNPFNWFGKKDNSIPQNYSGTNYFGGGLTTLAERGAELVEMNNSSFLVNSPVMANLPHGARILNNSQTRSSLSSRVSSLKDRIRNISNNSKTIIGGDTITINITGNSSNQADIAREVKKVILEIQNKKRRTAIV, encoded by the coding sequence ATGTCAAGAGATATGAGCTTAGTTTGGCAAATGGGAGTAGCAGGAGCTGCTGGCACTATGTCATCTTTTTCTAAGGCAACACAAGCTATAATAGATATGAAAGAATCAACCGAGGATTTAGCTAAAACACAAAAGAAATTAGAAAAATTAGATAAAGTTGCAGAGGTATATAGAAAAACTAATTCTGAATATAACAAATCTGTAAAACTTTTAGAAGTATTAAAAGAAGCATATCGAAAAAATGGTAATGCTACATCAGAATTTAAAGAACAAATCAAAAATGCCGAAAAGAATGTCGAAAAACTTAATAGACAAAAAGAAAGACAAAAACATATCTTTCAGGCTGCTAGAAGTGAATTGGAAAAAGAAGGAATTGAACTATATGGGTATAAAAAAAGATTAAAAGAAGTTAATGCTGAGCTAAAAAAACAAGCTGAACTTCAAAAAAGATTGACATGGCTTCAATCGCAAAATGATATGGTTGATAAATTAAAAGCTAAAGGTAGTGAACAAATTAGAACTGGATTAGCCACAGGAGCAGCTTTACTTGTTCCTATTAAAATTCAAATGGATATAGAAGAATCACAGGCTGATTTAAGAAAAATTTTAGGAAAAGAAGCTGAAAAATATTATGTTGACTTGGCTAAAATTTCTGAAAATAGTCCTTTATCACAAGTGGAAGTAAATCAAATAGCTGGAAGTTTAGCTCAATCGGGAATTAAAGGAGAAGATATTGTAGCTTATACAGATATGGCTGGTAAAATGAAAGTTGCTTTTGATATATCAACTGATGAGGCAGGTACATTTTTAGCAAAAACAAAAGAACAATTAAATTTATCAAAAGATGAGCTTTTTTCATATATGGATACTTTGAATATGCTATCTAATAATTACTCTGTAAGTGCAGCACAATTAGCTGATGTATCAGGGAGAACAGGTGGTTTAGCTAAACAATTTGGAATAGCGAAGGAAGCTAATATGGCTTTTGCCACATCTTTAATATCTAGTAATATGGGGGTTGAAAGATCTAGTACAGTGTTGAGTAAGCTTTATGCTGAATTAGCTCAAGGAGCTGATACAAATAAAAAAGCTGCTGCTTTTGAAGCATTAGGGTTAAATCCTGATGCAATACACAAAGAAATGGCAATAGATGCAGAAGGAACTATTTTGAAAGTTCTTGAAAAGATTAAAAATTCAAATAGAGCAGATAAGGCATTGATAATTTCTGATATTTTTGGAAATGATGCTAGTGTCTTAAATGGATTAGCTGTATTATCAGAAAATTTAGATGGAGTTAGAGAAAAATTAAATCAGGCAAAACAAGCTGTATCAGAAAATGAAACTGTCAATGGTGAGTATACAGATAGATTAGACACATTAAGTAACCAGTTAAAAATTTTAAAGAATAATTTTGTAAATACATTAGCAGATATAGGTAAAAGTGTAGGACCCGAATTAAAAGAAACTGTAAAATGGTTAACTGAAATGATGAAAAAGGTAGCTAATTTTGTAAAAGAAAATCCTAAATTAGTAGCATCTTTAATGAAATTTTTAGGTGGATTTGCTATGTTTAATTTAGGAGGGGGACTTTTTAATAAAATGCTGTTAGCTCCATTGAGTAAATTATTTTTATGGGGGTATAAATTTAATGCTTTTAGATTAAAAGGTGGTTTTTTATTTGGATTGAAGAAAATGTTTCCGATAACAACTTGGCTATTGAAAGGTTTTAAGAGCTTGACTTTTGGAATTGGTAAAGCTTTTTTTAGTATTTCTAAAACTGTAATAAGTTATGGTTCTAGCATGTTTATGGGATTGAGAATGTATCTTACAAGTGCGGCTAGATTCATCGGTAGTTGGGGATTAAAATTAGGAAAATTTTTATTAAAATTTGGAAGTATCATTGGAAAGGTTTTGGGAAGTGGATTTTTAAAGATTATAAAAGTTATAAAAATGGTAGGTTTGGCAATAAAAGGGGCTTTTGTAGCTAATCCTGTTGGACTTATAATCGCAGCTATTGTGGCTGTTATTGCTATCTTTGTTCTATTGTATAAGAAGTGTGAATGGTTTAGGAAAGGAGTAGATAAAGCTTGGAAAGCTATAAAAGAAGGATTTAAAGCTACTTGGACTTGGATAAAAAATAAATTTCATGCATTAATGGAGCTAGGAACTAAAGTATGGGCTAAGGTTAAAGAGTATAAGGCTCTATTTATACCATTTATAGGAATTTTTGTAGTATTATACCAAAAATGTGAATGGTTCAGAAATGGAGTAAATGCTGTATGGAAGGCTATAAAAAACGCTTTCACTAATACATGGCAATGGATAAAAGATAAATTCAATGCTTTGCTTGAAATAGGTTCTAATGCTTGGAACGGCTTAAAGAGTAGTGCTACTGCCATTATAGATAAGATTAAAGAAGCTTTTAAAGGTTTCTTTGATTGGTTACATAATAAATGGGAAGATTTAAAATCCTTAGGTTCTAAATTAAACCCATTCAACTGGTTTGGTAAAAAAGATAATTCTATACCACAAAACTACTCAGGTACTAACTACTTTGGTGGTGGACTTACAACTCTTGCTGAAAGAGGTGCTGAACTTGTAGAAATGAATAATAGTTCTTTCTTAGTAAATTCTCCAGTTATGGCTAATTTACCTCATGGAGCTAGAATTCTTAATAACTCACAAACTAGAAGCTCTTTATCTTCAAGAGTATCATCTTTAAAAGA
- a CDS encoding major capsid protein, producing MAVLMDFLGVYDQSVIKPKTFIKDMFFAKHETHEYPKWEIEYRKGRQLVAPFVSELIPGTEVVKRSYASKYYSAPKVAPKKTFSAQEIYFAKSAGETIYGGISPEEKKAKLIGEAFADFEDQISRREELMCIEMMFNGSVVVKGEGIEDKIEYGTVQEITPATLWTQPNADIIGDIETVITTIGETTGQRVEQLVMDPVAARLFTQNEKIAKLLDIKNANFGQIDPKELASGAMFIGILAPYNIPIYSYQTQHSVLKANGKTYETKKMIPEGRVLFAPSNNTLHYGPAADIGKGVIVAERVPFEDEDPKANTLEVRTESRPLPVPFDIDAIKVLKVK from the coding sequence ATGGCAGTATTAATGGATTTTTTAGGAGTATATGACCAGTCAGTTATAAAACCAAAGACATTTATCAAAGATATGTTTTTTGCAAAACATGAAACTCATGAATATCCAAAATGGGAAATTGAGTATAGAAAAGGTAGACAATTAGTGGCTCCTTTCGTATCTGAATTAATTCCAGGAACTGAAGTAGTAAAGAGAAGTTATGCATCTAAATACTACTCTGCACCAAAAGTAGCACCAAAGAAAACATTCTCTGCACAAGAAATTTACTTTGCTAAATCAGCTGGAGAAACTATTTATGGTGGAATTTCTCCAGAAGAAAAGAAAGCAAAATTAATTGGAGAAGCATTTGCAGACTTTGAAGACCAAATCTCAAGAAGAGAAGAGTTGATGTGCATTGAAATGATGTTTAATGGGTCTGTAGTGGTAAAAGGGGAAGGAATTGAGGATAAAATAGAATATGGAACAGTTCAAGAAATAACTCCAGCTACTTTGTGGACTCAACCAAATGCTGATATCATTGGAGATATAGAAACTGTAATTACAACTATAGGAGAAACTACAGGGCAAAGAGTTGAACAATTAGTAATGGATCCTGTTGCTGCTAGATTATTCACACAAAATGAAAAAATAGCTAAATTACTAGATATTAAAAACGCTAATTTTGGGCAAATAGATCCTAAAGAATTAGCAAGTGGAGCAATGTTTATAGGAATTTTAGCTCCTTACAATATCCCAATATATTCTTATCAAACACAACATTCAGTATTAAAAGCCAATGGAAAAACTTATGAAACTAAGAAAATGATTCCTGAAGGAAGAGTATTATTTGCTCCATCTAATAATACTTTACACTATGGACCTGCAGCAGATATTGGAAAAGGGGTAATTGTTGCAGAAAGAGTACCATTTGAAGATGAAGATCCAAAAGCGAATACTCTTGAGGTAAGAACAGAATCTAGGCCATTACCTGTTCCATTTGATATCGACGCTATAAAAGTATTAAAAGTTAAATAA